The Streptomyces sp. NBC_01244 genome contains a region encoding:
- a CDS encoding acyl carrier protein, translating to MPNTFETLKEILVSKLKVDAGQVTPEATREEVELDSLAVVELSLLLEKELGVKVSDDELLDLDTIGDMALLVEQRMSTV from the coding sequence ATGCCGAACACGTTCGAGACCCTCAAGGAAATCCTGGTCAGCAAGTTGAAGGTGGATGCCGGGCAGGTGACGCCCGAAGCCACCCGGGAGGAGGTCGAGCTGGACTCGCTGGCAGTGGTCGAACTCTCGCTGCTGCTGGAGAAGGAGCTCGGCGTGAAGGTCAGCGACGACGAGCTGCTGGACCTGGACACCATCGGCGACATGGCGCTGCTCGTGGAGCAGCGGATGTCGACGGTCTGA
- a CDS encoding aspartate aminotransferase family protein — translation MTTTHQVPGTHTEQQILDLYRAHLSKGRATLAELFGTHMEMASEGAWITTSDGARFLNAGGYGVFIMGARHPVVMEAVERQLRTHPVATRILLEPTVALAAEALVSVMPPGLDRVHFALSGAEAVETGLKLARANGRKRTVSMNGGYHGKTLGALSATAKEVYQRPFRPLLPDVRHIPYGDADALEAELAAHPGEVCVILEPVQGEGGVIIPPKGYLKRVEELVREYDGFLILDEVQSGFGRLGEWWGADIEGVVPDVLLAGKALGGGVVPVSAAVATREAFRPFDKDPYVHTATFSGQPLLMAAVQGSIQAMRDGRLVSRAGDLGAVLLPRIAEIARRNIPDLLVDVRGQGLLIGVELTEAGLAGELLIELFNHGVVANHSMNGSSVVRFTPPATLTDQEADVLLDSFDKATRALISGSATLPGRR, via the coding sequence ATGACCACCACCCACCAGGTCCCCGGGACCCATACCGAACAGCAGATACTCGACCTGTACCGGGCCCATCTGAGCAAGGGCCGGGCCACCCTCGCAGAGCTCTTCGGCACTCACATGGAGATGGCGTCGGAGGGAGCGTGGATCACCACCAGCGACGGGGCGCGCTTCCTGAACGCGGGCGGGTACGGGGTCTTCATCATGGGAGCCCGGCACCCCGTCGTCATGGAGGCGGTCGAACGGCAGCTGCGCACGCACCCCGTCGCCACCCGCATCCTGCTGGAGCCGACCGTCGCGCTGGCCGCCGAGGCCCTCGTCTCGGTGATGCCTCCGGGCCTGGACAGGGTGCACTTCGCCCTGTCGGGCGCCGAGGCCGTGGAGACGGGACTCAAGCTGGCGCGGGCCAACGGCCGCAAGCGCACCGTCTCGATGAACGGCGGCTACCACGGCAAGACCCTCGGGGCCCTCTCGGCCACGGCGAAGGAGGTCTACCAGCGGCCCTTCCGCCCGCTCCTTCCCGACGTCCGGCACATCCCGTACGGGGACGCCGACGCCCTGGAGGCGGAGCTCGCCGCACACCCCGGCGAGGTGTGCGTGATCCTGGAGCCCGTCCAGGGCGAGGGCGGCGTGATCATCCCGCCCAAGGGATACCTCAAGCGGGTCGAGGAACTCGTGCGCGAGTACGACGGATTCCTCATCCTCGACGAGGTGCAGTCCGGCTTCGGCCGCCTCGGCGAATGGTGGGGCGCCGACATCGAGGGCGTCGTCCCCGACGTCCTGCTGGCGGGCAAGGCGCTCGGCGGCGGAGTGGTCCCGGTCTCGGCCGCCGTCGCGACCCGGGAGGCGTTCCGGCCCTTCGACAAAGACCCCTACGTCCACACCGCCACGTTCTCCGGACAGCCGCTGCTGATGGCCGCCGTCCAGGGCTCGATCCAGGCCATGCGGGACGGCCGGCTGGTCTCCCGCGCCGGCGACCTCGGGGCGGTACTGCTGCCGCGCATCGCCGAGATCGCCCGCCGCAACATTCCCGACCTGCTCGTCGACGTACGCGGTCAGGGGCTGCTCATCGGTGTCGAGCTGACCGAGGCGGGCCTGGCGGGCGAGCTGCTCATCGAACTGTTCAACCACGGAGTGGTGGCGAACCACTCGATGAACGGCAGTTCGGTGGTGCGGTTCACGCCTCCCGCGACCCTCACCGACCAGGAAGCCGACGTGCTCCTCGACTCCTTCGACAAAGCCACCCGCGCCCTGATCAGCGGGTCGGCCACCCTGCCCGGAAGGCGGTAA
- a CDS encoding beta-ketoacyl-ACP synthase III produces the protein MTAGAPAAVICGIGGYVPPGVVTNQDLTSRLDTTDKWIRSRTGIASRHVISPGTATSDLAVEAGGLALASAGGEPPDAVVLATTTPDRPCPATAPEVAARLGLDGAAAFDVAAVCSGFLYGLATASGLIVSGTVRRVLLIGADAFTTIVDPADRGTAVIFADGAGAVVLRSGDATEPGAVGPLVLGSDGRLSDLIEVPAGGSRQRSSGRPPAPGEEYFRMRGRETYRHAVERMSAASRTALETAGWEIGDVDRFAAHQANGRILTAVAEELGVPAERSLSNIERVGNTGAASIPLLLAQSAADGSLVGGHRLLMTAFGGGLAWGAAALVWPNVKAA, from the coding sequence ATGACAGCGGGCGCACCGGCAGCGGTGATCTGCGGCATCGGCGGGTACGTACCGCCCGGCGTGGTCACCAACCAGGACCTGACGAGCCGTCTGGACACCACCGACAAGTGGATCCGCAGCCGGACGGGCATCGCGTCCCGGCACGTGATCTCGCCCGGCACCGCCACCTCCGACCTCGCGGTCGAGGCGGGTGGGCTGGCCCTGGCCTCGGCGGGTGGCGAGCCCCCGGACGCGGTGGTGCTCGCCACCACCACACCGGACCGGCCCTGCCCGGCCACCGCACCCGAAGTGGCCGCCAGGCTGGGACTCGACGGCGCAGCCGCGTTCGACGTCGCCGCCGTGTGCTCGGGATTCCTGTACGGCCTCGCCACGGCCTCCGGGCTGATCGTGTCGGGGACCGTGCGCAGGGTCCTACTGATCGGCGCCGACGCCTTCACCACCATCGTCGACCCGGCCGACCGGGGGACCGCGGTCATCTTCGCCGACGGCGCGGGAGCCGTGGTCCTGCGCTCCGGTGACGCTACCGAACCGGGGGCCGTCGGGCCGCTGGTCCTGGGCAGCGACGGCCGGCTGAGCGACCTGATCGAGGTCCCGGCGGGCGGCTCACGCCAGCGGTCCTCCGGCCGCCCGCCCGCTCCGGGCGAGGAGTACTTCCGGATGCGGGGGCGCGAGACGTACCGGCACGCCGTGGAGCGGATGAGCGCCGCCTCGCGCACGGCCCTGGAGACGGCGGGCTGGGAGATCGGCGACGTCGACCGGTTCGCCGCCCACCAGGCCAACGGCCGCATCCTCACGGCGGTGGCCGAGGAGCTCGGTGTGCCGGCGGAGCGCTCCCTGTCCAACATCGAGCGGGTCGGCAACACCGGTGCCGCCTCGATCCCCCTGCTGCTGGCCCAGTCCGCGGCCGACGGCTCCCTCGTAGGAGGGCACCGGCTCCTCATGACCGCCTTCGGCGGAGGTCTCGCCTGGGGCGCCGCCGCCCTGGTCTGGCCGAACGTCAAGGCCGCCTGA
- the serS gene encoding serine--tRNA ligase, translating into MHDVRELIERDQRTAAALARRGYELRVAPLREAQRRRTEAADRVTRLRAELNRVSRAARSAGGGPSDAERDAARELRGAVRQAEEAVSAAERELRDRLLTVPNVPDDDVPDGRTGDDTVEVRRGGPPPVPAGPERHHARIGETLGILDAAAAGRLSGARFSVARGAGARLERALADFFLDLHTEGQGYTEYSVPYLVSRETMTGTGQLPKFEDDLFATSVGGRELMLIPTGEVPLTNLFARQTIDAAGLPLAVTARTPCFRAEAGSYGRDTRGILRLHQFEKVELVRICRPEDSRAELEVLLGHAEECLRRLELSYRVVLLPAGDLGFSARMTYDMEVWLPGSDAYREISSVSDCGTFQARRAGIRVRTRDGVRSPAATLNGSALPIGRTVAALLEQGLREDGSVELPAALVPYAGFRRVLPGGGTAS; encoded by the coding sequence GTGCACGACGTACGAGAACTGATCGAGCGGGACCAGAGGACGGCGGCCGCGCTCGCCCGCCGCGGCTACGAGCTGCGGGTCGCGCCGCTCCGGGAGGCCCAGCGGCGCCGTACCGAGGCCGCTGACCGGGTGACCCGGCTGCGGGCCGAGCTGAACCGGGTCTCCCGGGCCGCCCGCTCCGCCGGCGGCGGACCGTCCGATGCCGAGCGCGACGCGGCCCGGGAACTGCGCGGCGCGGTCCGGCAGGCCGAAGAGGCGGTCTCGGCGGCCGAACGGGAACTGCGCGACCGGCTGCTCACCGTCCCCAACGTGCCGGACGACGACGTGCCGGACGGCCGTACCGGGGACGACACGGTGGAGGTGCGCCGGGGCGGGCCGCCTCCCGTGCCGGCCGGTCCGGAACGCCATCACGCCAGGATCGGCGAGACCCTGGGGATCCTGGACGCCGCCGCGGCCGGCCGCCTGTCGGGGGCCAGGTTCAGCGTCGCCCGCGGCGCCGGAGCCCGGCTGGAACGGGCGCTGGCCGACTTCTTCCTGGACCTGCACACGGAAGGCCAGGGGTACACGGAGTACTCGGTGCCCTACCTGGTCAGCCGGGAGACCATGACGGGCACGGGGCAACTGCCGAAATTCGAGGACGATCTCTTCGCCACCTCGGTCGGGGGCCGGGAGCTGATGCTCATTCCGACCGGCGAGGTGCCTCTGACCAACCTCTTCGCCCGGCAGACGATCGACGCGGCGGGGCTGCCGCTCGCCGTCACGGCCCGCACCCCTTGCTTCCGCGCCGAGGCGGGCTCGTACGGCCGTGACACCCGGGGGATCCTGAGGCTGCACCAGTTCGAGAAGGTGGAGCTGGTCAGGATCTGCCGCCCGGAGGACTCCCGTGCCGAGCTGGAGGTCCTGCTCGGGCATGCCGAGGAGTGCCTGCGGAGGCTGGAGCTCTCCTACCGGGTCGTGCTGCTGCCCGCCGGTGACCTCGGGTTCTCCGCGCGCATGACCTACGACATGGAGGTGTGGCTGCCGGGTTCGGACGCCTACCGGGAGATCTCCTCGGTCTCCGACTGCGGCACCTTCCAGGCGCGCCGGGCCGGGATCCGCGTGCGGACGCGCGACGGCGTCAGGTCGCCCGCCGCCACCCTCAACGGCTCGGCCCTGCCGATCGGCCGTACGGTCGCGGCGCTGCTGGAGCAGGGGTTGCGCGAGGACGGTTCGGTGGAGCTCCCGGCCGCGCTCGTGCCGTACGCCGGGTTCCGCCGCGTGCTGCCCGGCGGCGGTACGGCATCGTGA
- a CDS encoding type II toxin-antitoxin system RatA family toxin codes for MRHVELEACVRSEKARHVYDNVLRWERYPELAPHVQSTTVHATHPDPEAGSSWELHFRSGLLRWTERDRFLPDRLEIHFEQTEGDFDAFSGTWRLEQRGDDVAVRFSADFDFGIPSLEGILDPIAERVIRETVAWAVTGLFPRTDLVGDTGLDDSAPGLPATV; via the coding sequence GTGCGGCACGTCGAACTGGAGGCCTGTGTGCGCTCCGAAAAGGCCCGGCACGTCTACGACAACGTACTGCGCTGGGAGCGCTATCCCGAGCTCGCACCGCACGTGCAGTCGACCACGGTCCACGCGACCCACCCCGATCCGGAGGCCGGCTCCAGCTGGGAACTCCACTTCCGCAGTGGGCTGCTGCGCTGGACCGAACGGGACCGGTTCCTCCCCGACCGGCTGGAGATCCACTTCGAGCAGACGGAAGGGGACTTCGACGCCTTCTCCGGCACGTGGCGCCTGGAGCAGCGGGGTGACGACGTCGCGGTCCGCTTCTCGGCCGACTTCGACTTCGGCATCCCCAGCCTCGAAGGAATCCTCGACCCCATCGCGGAGCGCGTGATCAGAGAGACGGTCGCCTGGGCCGTCACCGGGCTGTTCCCCCGGACCGACCTGGTCGGCGACACCGGTCTCGACGACTCCGCCCCCGGCCTCCCGGCCACCGTCTGA
- a CDS encoding beta-ketoacyl-[acyl-carrier-protein] synthase family protein, translating into MPATDTAVTGLGLVTPGGVGTEPTWEAVLAGRATAALDPVLDGHPVRLSCRVPGFDPDALLGGRRALRLDRFVQFALVAAKEAVADAGLDPATWDGARVGVVLGCADGGPGTVETQHRTLLKEGPRRVSPLLLPMQLPNMLAGQAAIEFGARGPNLVVATACASGATAIGTARDLLAMDRCDIVLAGGSEAMITPLVMAGFASMGALSRREDDPATASRPFDAGRDGFVAGEGAGVLVLERVADARARGARIRARIAGYGASADAHHMTSPDPRGRAVEAAVRAALADAGASPGDIAHVNAHGTSTPLNDLMEGQMLARVFGGHPLVTSTKGVTGHLLGAAGAVEAALGVLTVERSVIPPTASLQELDPRLDLEVATSATGARIDLALSNSFGFGGQNAVLAIAAA; encoded by the coding sequence ATGCCCGCCACCGACACCGCGGTCACCGGCCTGGGTCTGGTCACGCCCGGCGGCGTCGGTACGGAGCCGACCTGGGAGGCCGTCCTTGCGGGGCGGGCCACCGCGGCGCTCGACCCCGTGCTCGACGGCCACCCGGTCCGGCTCTCGTGCCGGGTCCCCGGATTCGATCCGGACGCACTGCTCGGTGGCCGGCGGGCGCTGCGCCTCGACCGGTTCGTCCAGTTCGCGCTGGTGGCCGCCAAGGAGGCGGTTGCCGACGCCGGACTGGACCCGGCGACCTGGGACGGCGCCCGGGTCGGCGTCGTCCTCGGCTGCGCGGACGGCGGGCCGGGCACCGTCGAGACGCAGCACCGGACGCTGCTGAAGGAGGGCCCGCGGCGGGTGTCCCCGCTGCTGCTGCCCATGCAGCTGCCGAACATGCTGGCGGGGCAGGCCGCCATCGAGTTCGGCGCCCGCGGCCCCAACCTGGTGGTGGCCACCGCCTGCGCCTCGGGTGCCACCGCGATCGGCACGGCCCGTGATCTGCTGGCCATGGACCGGTGCGACATCGTGCTGGCGGGCGGCAGCGAAGCCATGATCACGCCCTTGGTCATGGCCGGCTTCGCGAGCATGGGGGCCTTGTCACGGCGCGAAGACGACCCGGCGACCGCGTCGCGCCCCTTCGACGCCGGGCGCGACGGCTTCGTCGCCGGTGAGGGAGCGGGGGTGCTGGTCCTCGAGCGGGTCGCCGACGCCCGTGCCCGCGGCGCCCGGATCCGGGCGCGCATCGCGGGCTATGGAGCCAGCGCGGACGCCCACCACATGACCAGCCCGGATCCGCGGGGCCGCGCCGTCGAGGCCGCCGTACGGGCCGCGCTCGCCGACGCGGGTGCCTCGCCCGGTGACATCGCGCACGTCAACGCGCACGGTACGTCGACGCCGTTGAACGACCTGATGGAGGGCCAGATGCTCGCCCGGGTGTTCGGAGGTCACCCGCTCGTCACCTCGACGAAGGGGGTGACGGGCCATCTGCTGGGGGCCGCCGGAGCGGTCGAGGCGGCGCTGGGTGTGCTCACCGTGGAGCGGTCGGTGATTCCGCCCACGGCCTCGCTCCAAGAGCTCGATCCGCGGCTCGACCTCGAGGTGGCCACCTCCGCCACCGGCGCGCGCATCGACCTGGCCCTGAGCAATTCCTTCGGATTCGGTGGTCAGAACGCGGTCCTGGCCATCGCCGCCGCCTGA
- a CDS encoding aldehyde dehydrogenase family protein: MRDKPLLSYKLYIAGKDVEGDGWVYTVSSRSLLEDVFTSVGLKRDLERDPTSEAAQHPYVIGRCAIASSDAIDLATEAAAAAAPGWAAVPLERRMRLGTRFREELLARQDEFVDMLVAEGHPVKLARWELSCLFQVYSEESLGWYREQMHTEFSHGGRRLIVRRRPDGVVGFHPPQNAPAPSAALAVLALMAGNAVVVRAPRSIALSTMWLLRDVVGPLLDELGAPPGVLNAICGNPKQTLDRWLADPLIDDIFYIGGSKEGLLFERDCVAAGKKPILELAGNDTIVVWRDADVEKAAEAIAEAFYGSGQICMVPNCVVVHPAVAERLFKEVRAQVAAIRPGYPQDPEVLLSPVRRSERFFGLLKQATDLGAELVIGGLRTELDGTPSQTGVFLQPTVVRVNGLAGARAYDVVDQETFFPLLPIVVAEPAGDGELLDRFIDFVNSNRYGLRNSLWAGSERVIDTFVGRISNGGLLKVNDSHIGFLPYLPSHGGTGLTGGAFGEANYPMLKTSHLQGVSIARGISPHEAVFGS; encoded by the coding sequence ATGCGCGACAAGCCACTGCTCAGCTACAAGCTCTACATCGCCGGGAAGGACGTGGAGGGCGACGGCTGGGTGTACACGGTCAGCTCCCGGTCCCTGCTCGAGGACGTGTTCACCAGTGTCGGTCTGAAGCGGGACCTGGAGCGCGACCCGACGTCCGAGGCCGCGCAGCACCCCTACGTCATCGGCCGCTGCGCCATCGCCTCTTCAGACGCCATCGACCTGGCGACCGAGGCCGCGGCCGCCGCGGCACCCGGCTGGGCCGCCGTGCCGCTGGAGCGGCGGATGCGGCTCGGCACCCGCTTCCGTGAGGAACTGCTGGCCCGCCAGGACGAGTTCGTCGACATGCTGGTGGCCGAGGGGCACCCCGTCAAACTTGCGCGGTGGGAGCTCAGCTGCCTCTTCCAGGTGTACAGCGAGGAGAGCCTGGGCTGGTACCGCGAACAGATGCACACCGAGTTCAGCCACGGCGGCCGCCGGCTGATCGTGCGCCGCCGCCCGGACGGAGTCGTCGGTTTCCATCCGCCTCAGAACGCCCCGGCTCCGAGCGCCGCACTGGCCGTACTGGCCCTGATGGCGGGCAACGCCGTCGTGGTCAGGGCGCCGCGCTCGATCGCGCTCAGCACGATGTGGCTGTTGCGCGACGTGGTGGGGCCGCTGCTCGACGAACTCGGTGCGCCTCCCGGCGTACTCAACGCCATCTGCGGCAATCCCAAGCAGACCCTGGACCGCTGGCTCGCCGATCCGCTGATCGACGACATCTTCTACATCGGCGGCAGCAAGGAGGGCCTGCTCTTCGAACGGGACTGCGTCGCGGCCGGCAAGAAGCCCATTCTGGAGCTGGCGGGCAACGACACCATCGTGGTGTGGCGCGACGCCGACGTGGAGAAGGCGGCGGAGGCCATCGCCGAGGCGTTCTACGGCTCCGGTCAGATCTGCATGGTGCCGAATTGCGTCGTCGTCCACCCCGCGGTCGCGGAACGGCTGTTCAAGGAGGTCCGGGCCCAGGTCGCCGCGATCCGCCCCGGGTACCCGCAGGACCCCGAGGTCCTGCTGTCCCCCGTACGCCGCAGCGAGCGGTTCTTCGGGCTGCTCAAGCAGGCCACGGACCTGGGTGCCGAGCTGGTGATCGGAGGCCTGCGCACGGAGCTGGACGGCACGCCGTCGCAGACCGGCGTCTTCCTCCAGCCGACCGTGGTGCGGGTGAACGGGCTGGCCGGGGCGCGCGCGTACGACGTGGTGGACCAGGAGACGTTCTTCCCGCTGCTGCCGATCGTGGTCGCCGAACCCGCCGGCGACGGCGAACTGCTCGACCGCTTCATCGACTTCGTCAACAGCAACCGGTACGGCCTGCGCAACTCGCTGTGGGCCGGGTCGGAGAGGGTGATCGACACCTTCGTCGGCCGGATCTCCAACGGCGGACTGCTGAAGGTCAACGACTCGCACATCGGGTTCCTGCCCTATCTGCCGAGCCACGGTGGCACCGGCCTCACCGGCGGAGCCTTCGGCGAGGCGAACTACCCGATGCTCAAGACCTCGCACCTCCAGGGCGTCAGCATCGCCCGCGGCATCAGTCCGCACGAAGCGGTCTTCGGCTCATGA
- a CDS encoding acyl-CoA dehydrogenase family protein yields the protein MRSLSTARDLCDHHHPGLLKALGDIPYERREAPGSPVIDLFRNHDGAGLLIPREYGGHGADALDAIRVQRALGSLSPSTAAVAAMHHFTAATLYALAADPGRLTPAQLETLSGIAPGRRLMASGWAEGRTQQNILVPAVAATPTEGGYLLNGTKKPCSLSRSMDLLTASIAVPGPDGAPELALAMVNLPTRGLSVHPFWGNDVLAAAESDEVRLTDVFVPEELVVRTTAEDPGRLDDLQTVAFVWFELLISAAYVGAASTLAEQVLVRERGTAGERAALVIRIDSAFALLEGAARAVLAGLGGEEAVAQVLVARYTVQDLLAQAVDQAVELLGGLDFIRSGDHARLATAVRALAFHPPGRGAAAEPLVAWFAGNPLELS from the coding sequence ATGCGTTCCCTCTCCACCGCACGAGATCTCTGCGACCACCACCACCCCGGCCTGCTCAAGGCCCTGGGAGACATCCCGTACGAGCGGCGCGAGGCCCCCGGCAGCCCGGTCATCGACCTGTTCCGCAACCACGACGGGGCCGGACTGCTGATCCCGCGGGAGTACGGAGGCCACGGCGCGGACGCGCTCGACGCCATCCGGGTCCAGCGCGCCCTCGGCTCGCTCTCGCCCTCCACCGCCGCCGTGGCGGCCATGCACCACTTCACCGCCGCGACGCTGTACGCCCTCGCCGCCGATCCCGGCAGGCTCACCCCCGCCCAGCTGGAGACGCTCTCCGGCATCGCGCCGGGGCGCCGGCTGATGGCGTCCGGCTGGGCGGAGGGACGTACCCAGCAGAACATCCTCGTTCCGGCGGTGGCTGCGACCCCCACCGAGGGCGGCTACCTGCTCAACGGCACGAAGAAGCCGTGCAGCCTGTCCCGTTCCATGGACCTGCTCACCGCCAGCATCGCGGTGCCCGGTCCCGACGGCGCCCCCGAACTGGCCCTGGCCATGGTGAACCTGCCCACGCGGGGGCTGTCCGTGCACCCGTTCTGGGGCAACGACGTCCTCGCCGCCGCCGAGAGCGACGAGGTCCGTCTGACCGACGTCTTCGTCCCCGAGGAACTGGTCGTCCGGACCACCGCCGAGGACCCCGGCCGGCTCGACGACCTGCAGACGGTCGCCTTCGTCTGGTTCGAGCTGCTGATCTCGGCCGCCTACGTCGGCGCGGCGAGCACGCTGGCCGAGCAGGTGCTGGTCCGGGAGCGGGGTACCGCCGGGGAACGTGCCGCCCTCGTCATCCGGATCGACTCGGCCTTCGCCCTGCTGGAGGGCGCCGCGCGGGCGGTCCTCGCCGGGCTCGGCGGTGAAGAGGCCGTCGCCCAGGTGCTGGTGGCCCGGTACACCGTGCAGGACCTCCTCGCCCAGGCGGTGGACCAGGCCGTGGAGCTGCTCGGAGGCCTCGACTTCATCCGCTCCGGCGACCACGCCCGGCTGGCCACCGCCGTGCGCGCGCTCGCCTTCCATCCGCCCGGCCGCGGCGCGGCCGCCGAACCCCTGGTGGCCTGGTTCGCGGGCAACCCCCTGGAGCTGTCATGA
- a CDS encoding VlmB-like protein produces the protein MTDTTRDRTAGANRVTAPEADWDTAPGLLDGAMKLTLGPEDCDLAYWITSVAQGTLRDRGVTGHHEDAGVPELLTRPGPLNEALTLEFGFRSVAEEIATRLLGHYVALAPGIPEMEFYATQMIDEARHSRVFRNHLVELGRPAATLLRDIDEMAADYRRRVLRPVEDFTLEVIRDEGDFLGGVAVFAIVIEGVLAPAAELSERKWTPLSPATGEISRGTAIDEIRHLTVASTILRDRLREHPEERPRVLDVIGRGVRLWDEIPDREFVIHREELFQEGMKEHADLIGDYEIWPGVRMLDTTAEQRYAMAERWTDEMAEARMAYMELPVDVLTGGPGRPA, from the coding sequence ATGACCGACACCACGCGCGACCGGACGGCCGGCGCGAACCGGGTCACGGCCCCCGAGGCCGACTGGGACACCGCGCCGGGCCTGCTCGACGGCGCCATGAAGCTCACGCTCGGGCCCGAGGACTGCGACCTGGCGTACTGGATCACCTCGGTCGCCCAGGGCACGCTGCGCGACCGGGGGGTGACCGGACACCACGAGGACGCCGGGGTGCCGGAGCTGCTGACCCGGCCGGGTCCGCTGAACGAGGCGCTGACCCTGGAGTTCGGCTTCCGCAGCGTCGCCGAGGAGATCGCCACCCGGCTGCTCGGGCACTACGTGGCCCTCGCGCCCGGCATCCCCGAGATGGAGTTCTACGCCACCCAGATGATCGACGAGGCCCGGCACTCCCGGGTGTTCCGCAACCACCTGGTGGAGCTCGGCAGGCCGGCCGCGACCCTGCTGCGGGACATCGACGAGATGGCGGCCGACTACCGGCGCAGGGTACTGCGGCCGGTCGAGGACTTCACGCTCGAAGTCATCCGGGACGAGGGGGACTTCCTCGGCGGTGTCGCGGTGTTCGCCATCGTCATCGAAGGGGTCCTGGCCCCCGCGGCCGAACTCAGCGAACGCAAGTGGACCCCCCTGTCGCCCGCGACCGGGGAGATCTCCCGGGGGACGGCCATCGACGAGATCCGCCATCTGACCGTCGCCAGCACCATCCTGCGCGACCGGTTGCGGGAACACCCCGAGGAGCGGCCGCGGGTGCTGGACGTCATCGGGCGGGGCGTCAGGCTGTGGGACGAGATCCCCGACCGCGAGTTCGTCATCCACCGCGAGGAACTGTTCCAGGAAGGCATGAAGGAACACGCCGACCTCATCGGGGACTACGAGATCTGGCCCGGCGTACGGATGCTCGACACCACCGCCGAGCAGCGCTACGCCATGGCGGAGCGCTGGACCGACGAGATGGCCGAGGCGCGCATGGCCTACATGGAACTGCCCGTCGACGTACTGACCGGCGGTCCGGGGCGGCCGGCATGA
- a CDS encoding flavin reductase family protein, with translation MRSSAKAPARLLIDQLAAPVAVLTVRHQGRTHGTTVSTLTRVSHRPLLVGTALRAGSVLSRLASAEGRFAVNVLGASQSSIARWFASSARPDGVEQFAAVDWHPDPYTAAPLLDGALAHYACRLSASYVVGDHEVLLGQVVRVDSGAGDPLLSYGGGLVAGALHPQTGPGGIPQPHIEEEAG, from the coding sequence ATGAGGTCCTCGGCGAAGGCACCGGCCCGGCTGCTGATCGACCAGTTGGCCGCACCGGTGGCGGTGCTCACCGTGCGGCACCAGGGGCGTACGCACGGCACCACGGTCAGCACTCTGACCCGGGTCTCGCACCGCCCGCTGCTCGTCGGTACGGCGCTGCGGGCCGGTTCGGTGCTGTCCCGGCTGGCCTCCGCCGAAGGGCGGTTCGCCGTCAACGTACTGGGTGCGTCCCAGAGTTCCATCGCCCGCTGGTTCGCTTCCAGCGCCCGCCCGGACGGCGTCGAGCAGTTCGCCGCCGTCGACTGGCACCCCGATCCGTACACCGCGGCGCCCCTGCTCGACGGTGCGCTCGCGCACTACGCCTGCCGGCTCTCGGCGAGTTACGTCGTCGGCGACCACGAGGTGCTGCTCGGGCAGGTCGTCCGGGTGGACAGCGGCGCCGGCGACCCGCTGCTGAGCTACGGGGGCGGACTCGTCGCCGGCGCGCTGCACCCGCAGACCGGCCCGGGCGGCATACCCCAACCCCACATCGAGGAGGAAGCCGGATGA